A genomic region of Magnolia sinica isolate HGM2019 chromosome 6, MsV1, whole genome shotgun sequence contains the following coding sequences:
- the LOC131248992 gene encoding uncharacterized protein LOC131248992 isoform X1: MDSIKAPAGRKIPFFLLTIGGPSFPNLSQSLSPIFHRSIHDRLPADSRFRPIEVYFIHSSIEDSPHLTEMLIANKDKLPCIDCISQVQKLQKELQEEIDLHFALANAVAQTSAPLSGSPSQIPTKAQELLSNKAVLEFIVLKLEEELIALHFLLSQERNERI; this comes from the exons ATGGATTCGATCAAAGCTCCCGCTGGAAGAAAAATCCCCTTTTTTCTTTTGACAATCGGAGGCCCCTCCTTccccaatctctctcaatctctttcgCCCATTTTTCATCGTTCGATTCATGACAGGCTGCCCGCCGATAGCCGATTTCGGCCCATTGAAGTCTatttcatccattcatccatcgaaGATTCACCCCATCTCACag AGATGCTTATTGCCAATAAAGACAAACTCCCGTGCATTGATTGCATTTCCCAGGTTCAGAAACTACAAAAGGAGCTACAAGAGGAGATCGACTTGCATTTTGCTTTGGCAAATGCTGTTGCTCAAACTTCTGCACCTTTGTCTGGTTCTCCTTCTCAGATTCCCACCAAG GCTCAAGAGTTGTTGTCTAACAAAGCTGTGCTCGAGTTCATAGTTCTAAAGCTTGAAGAAGAATTGATTGCCTTGCATTTTCTACTTAGTCAGGAGAGGAATGAACGCATATAA
- the LOC131248992 gene encoding uncharacterized protein LOC131248992 isoform X3 yields the protein MTGCPPIADFGPLKSISSIHPSKIHPISQVQKLQKELQEEIDLHFALANAVAQTSAPLSGSPSQIPTKAQELLSNKAVLEFIVLKLEEELIALHFLLSQERNERI from the exons ATGACAGGCTGCCCGCCGATAGCCGATTTCGGCCCATTGAAGTCTatttcatccattcatccatcgaaGATTCACCCCATCTCACag GTTCAGAAACTACAAAAGGAGCTACAAGAGGAGATCGACTTGCATTTTGCTTTGGCAAATGCTGTTGCTCAAACTTCTGCACCTTTGTCTGGTTCTCCTTCTCAGATTCCCACCAAG GCTCAAGAGTTGTTGTCTAACAAAGCTGTGCTCGAGTTCATAGTTCTAAAGCTTGAAGAAGAATTGATTGCCTTGCATTTTCTACTTAGTCAGGAGAGGAATGAACGCATATAA
- the LOC131248992 gene encoding uncharacterized protein LOC131248992 isoform X2 yields MKFVLGMEVHGGISEYSEMLIANKDKLPCIDCISQVQKLQKELQEEIDLHFALANAVAQTSAPLSGSPSQIPTKAQELLSNKAVLEFIVLKLEEELIALHFLLSQERNERI; encoded by the exons ATGAAATTTGTGCTTGGAATGGAAGTACATGGTGGAATATCAGAATATTCTG AGATGCTTATTGCCAATAAAGACAAACTCCCGTGCATTGATTGCATTTCCCAGGTTCAGAAACTACAAAAGGAGCTACAAGAGGAGATCGACTTGCATTTTGCTTTGGCAAATGCTGTTGCTCAAACTTCTGCACCTTTGTCTGGTTCTCCTTCTCAGATTCCCACCAAG GCTCAAGAGTTGTTGTCTAACAAAGCTGTGCTCGAGTTCATAGTTCTAAAGCTTGAAGAAGAATTGATTGCCTTGCATTTTCTACTTAGTCAGGAGAGGAATGAACGCATATAA